GAAAGGACAAAATGTACGTGAAttttacccctaccttatgaaggTAAAGATACTATTTACATAATTTTCTTTTTGTTGTGCGTCATCGCCACTTATTTGATTACTTGTAGTAAAGTACTCTCTTCATTCCCATTTAGTTGTCAAAATAAGATTTCACACATCCATTAGAAAAATATTATCAAGAAGAGTGATTTCCTATAACCTTGGTGAAGTGATCTAGTGCCTTCATTACTCTACTGGCAAATTTTCTTGCCTTTTGCAGAAGATCAGTAAATCATCAGCAAACACCAAGTGTGTGATGAGTTGTTTACACATTGGATGAAACTTAAAATCTGGAAGTTCACTCATACACTTAAGTGTTCTTCACAAGTACTCCATAACTAATACAAATAGGAGGGGATACATGGGATCTCCCTGCCTTAGTCCTCTTCTTTCCTCAAAATAGCCACTCCCTTCCCCATTAACAATGATAGAATACTTCGTTGAGGTTACACACTCCATCACAAGCTTGACAAATTTTTCTGGAAACCCATAGCCATTTAATGCCTCTTCTATAAATTCCTAGCTCTCCATGTTATATGCTTTCCTTACGTCAATCTTCATAAGGCATCTATGGGTTATTTTCCTATTATAATGTCTTAGAAGGTCATGGCAAACTAAGACATTGTGCACCATGGATCTTTTCTGTACAAAGGCAGTCTGATTTTCAGACACCAGATGGCTAACCCCTTCTTTAAGCTTCAAGCATATAAGTTTTGATATCACCTTATAGATCACATTACAACATGCAATTGGTCTTTATTGACTAGCATTTTCAGGAGTTGATGAGTGCAATATTGGTGGCATTTATCTATTTCAGAAGTTGTCCATTTTAGAAAAAATTCCAGCACTACCTCTGGTACATCCTTTCCTATTATACTTCATGCTGCTCTGAAAAATCACTTCCATAACCATCTGGCCCAGGACTCTTATTGATGTTAATACTAAAGTCACCCCTCTTAACATCCTCTTCAGTGAAAGGCTTGAGTATGTTCAACTGATACTCCTCTGTTAGTATTGGACCATTCCTTAGAAAACCTCTGAAGGCTCTGATTCTTTCCTCATGTTTCTTCCCTAGAAGATCCTGATAATAATGAACAAACAGTCTAGCTATATCAGTTTGTTCTGTTTTCCAGTTGCCTTGATTATCCTTTAGTTGAACTATGGCTTGCTTTAGTTTACTGTGCTTTATTACTGAGTAAAAATAGCTGGTATTAGCATCCCCTAGTTTAATCCAACTAGCCTTGCTTCTTTGCTGCAAGAATACCTCTGCTAAGTAGTATGATTGCCTTAGTTTCTGATGTTTCTCTTTTTCTATCTGCTGCAATATCATATTCCAGGATCCATATTGAGTTGTTCCTGTATAATATTCAGCGCTGCCCTATCTTCCTATGCTTCAGTGACTATATTCTTGTAGTGTTGTGTATTAAGCTTCCTAAGCTCTCTTTTAAGAAGCTTCATCTTCCTTAAAACTTGAAACGTTTTACATCCTTCCACGTGCATTTCCCAGCCTTTTTCAATCACTCTCAAGAACTGAGTATGCTTGGACCATACATTACAGTACTTGAAAGTTCTTCTCTGCTTAACATTGATGTCTCCCATTGTGATATTTATAGGGAAATGATCACTAATTTCCTCTGCCAAATATATTGCTTTACATGTGGACATGCTATGCAACCATTCATTATTGATAAACATCCAATCTATTTTTGAGTATATCCTTTGACCTTCCCCTTTATCATTCCAGGTAAATATCTGGCCATTGTGAGCTAACTCCATCAAACCACTCTTATATATGCAGGTTTTAAAGTCGACTAACTCTGCCCATGTGACTGGGTTCCCACCCATTCTATCTTCACTACTTAATACTGAATTAAAGTCACCAACCACAAGCCAAGCCTTTATGCTCCCGCTGCTTAGTGTTATTATCTCTTGCCAGAGGGTTCTCCTTTCTTCTTTTGTATTGAAAGCATATACGAATGATATTATGTAGTTCACCTATAAGGGAATATGCAACACCTTACAAGTCACTATTTGTGCCTCAACATTGACATGAACTACCTTATTGTAATCTGGCCTCCAAGCAATCAACACTCTTCCATTATAGTGTGCTTCAAGATTAGTAATATAATTCCATCCTTCAAACATGCTTTTTGTTATTTCTTcaactttatttatatttatttttgtttccAGCAATCCTACTAGCCCTACATCCTCATATTTTTACAGAGTAGTTTAGCCTC
The DNA window shown above is from Nicotiana tomentosiformis chromosome 8, ASM39032v3, whole genome shotgun sequence and carries:
- the LOC138896812 gene encoding uncharacterized protein — protein: MFEGWNYITNLEAHYNGRVLIAWRPDYNKVNYIISFVYAFNTKEERRTLWQEIITLSSGSIKAWLVVGDFNSVLSSEDRMGGNPVTWAELVDFKTCIYKSGLMELAHNGQIFTWNDKGEGQRIYSKIDWMFINNEWLHSMSTCKAIYLAEEISDHFPINITMGDINVKQRRTFKYCNVWSKHTQFLRVIEKGWEMHVEGCKTFQVLRKMKLLKRELRKLNTQHYKNIVTEA